The Chthoniobacterales bacterium region CACGAGCAATACATTGCGGCCGGGGCGGACCTCATCGAGACCAACACCTTCAACAGCACGACCATCTCCCAAGCCGACTACGGGATGGAGGAACTGGTCCCCGAGTTGAACCGCGAAGCGGCCAAGCTCGCGCGGGCCGCGGCCGATGCGTGCAAGAGCCGCCGCGTCTTCGTCGCGGGTGCGGTCGGGCCGATGAGCAAAACGCTCACCATTTCCCGCGATGTCAACGATCCCGGTGCACGCGAGGTGACGTTCCAGCAAGTGGCTGCCGCCTACCGCGAGCAGATCGAGAATCTTATCACCGGCGGGGTGGATGTGCTCCTCGTCGAAACCGTCTTCGACACGCTGAATTGCAAAGCCGCGCTTTATGCCATTGCGCAATATTTCGCCGACAAAAACATCAGCTTGCCCGTCATGGTCTCGGGCACCATCACCGATTTGAGCGGACGCACGCTCACTGGTCAGACGACCGAGGCTTTTCTCAATTCCATTTCGCACTTTCCGCTGCTCAGCGTCGGGCTCAACTGCGCGCTCGGACCCAAGGAAATGCGTCCTTACATCGAGGAACTCGCGCACCTCGCTCCGTTTCATGTCAGTGCGTATCCGAACGCCGGCTTGCCCGACCCGCTTTCGCCGACCGGATTCCCCGAGACGCCAGAGTCGCTCGCCCCGCAGTTGCGCGAATGGGCCGAGCAGGGGTGGCTCAACATCATCGGCGGCTGTTGCGGCACCACGCCCGATCACATCGCTGCCATCGTCAAAGCCACGCGGGACGTCAGGCCGCGTCGCATCCCCGAGCGCACACGCACGCTGCGCCTGAGCGGACTCGAGCCCTTCACCGCGCGTCCCGAGATCCCGTTCATCAACATCGGCGAGCGCACCAACGTCACCGGCTCGCCCAAATTCGCCAAGCTCATCCTCGGCAACCAATATGACGAGGCGCTGGCCGTGGCCCGCCAGCAAGTCGAAGCCGGCGCACAGATCATAGATGTCAACATGGACGAGGGGATGCTCGACGGCGCCGCCGCCATGACCAAATTCCTCCAGCTCGTGGCCAGCGAGCCGGACATCTCGCGCGTGCCGATCATGATCGATTCCTCGAAGTGGGAAGTCATCGAGGCCGGCCTGCGCTGCGTGCAGGGCAAGTGCGTGGTCAACTCCATCTCGCTCAAAGAGGGTGAGGAGAAATTCAAAGAACAGGCCCGCCAAGTCATGCGTTACGGCGCGGCGGTCATCGTCATGGCATTCGATGAAAAGGGTCAGGCGGACAATTACGAGCGCCGCATCGAAATCTGCCGGCGCGCCTACAAGATCCTCGTCGAGGAAGTCGGCTTCGCCGCGGAAGACATCATTTTCGACCCGAACATCCTTACCGTTGCCACGGGTATCGAGGAACACAACAACTACGCGGTCGATTTCATCGAGGCCACGCGCTGGATCAAACAGAATCTCCCCTACGCGCGCGTCAGCGGTGGTGTGAGCAATATTTCCTTCAGCTTTCGCGGAAACAATCCCGTCCGCGAGGCGATGCACACGGCTTTTCTTTACCATGCGATCAAAGCCGGTCTGGACATGGGAATCGTCAATGCCGGGCAGCTCGGTGTTTACGCGGAAATCCCGCCCGATCTGCTCGAGCTAATCGAGGACGTCCTGCTCAACCGCCGTCCCGATGCCACCGAGCGCCTTGTTGCATTTGCCGAGACGGTCAAAGGCGCGGGCAGAGCCGCCGTCGAGAAAGACACCAAATGGCGGGAGGCCCCGGTCGAGGAGCGGTTGGCTCACGCTTTGATCAAAGGTATCGTTGATCACATCGACGAGGACACCGAGGAAGCGCGGCAGAAATACCCGCGTCCGCTCGATGTCATCGAGGGGCCGTTGATGAATGGTATGCGGATCGTCGGCGATCTTTTCGGCGAAGGAAAAATGTTCCTCCCGCAGGTGGTGAAAAGCGCGCGCGTTATGAAACGATCGGTCGCCTGGCTCACGCCTTACATGGAGCGCGAGCGCGCGGCGAATCCCAACGCCCGTGCGCAGGGCAAAGTGCTCATGGCCACGGTCAAAGGCGACGTCCACGACATCGGCAAGAACATCGTCGGTGTCGTGCTGGCCTGCAATAGTTACGAGGTCGTCGATCTCGGTGTCATGGTCTCTTGCGAAAAGATCCTCGCCGAGGCCCGCACCCACGGGGTCGATGTGATTGGCCTGAGCGGGCTCATCACCCCGTCGCTCGACGAAATGATGCACGTCGCCTCGGAAATGAAGCGTGAAGGATTCGACATCCCGCTTCTCATCGGCGGGGCCACCACCAGCCGCGCCCACAGCGCGGTGAAAATCGCCCCGCATTACGACAAGGAAGTCGTGCATGTCACCGACGCTTCGCGCGTGGTGGGTGTTGTCTCGCAATTGCTCAATCCGGACACTCGGCCGAAATTCGCCGCCGATTTGTCGGCCGACTACGAACGCCTGCGCACGGAATTTGCGGCCAAACAGCGCGACGCCAAGTTGGTGGGCATCGAGGAAGCGCGCAAACGGCGTTTCGCGCCCGACTGGTCGAAGGAGTCTATCGACACTCCGGCATTCACCGGGGTGAAAGTCTTCGACGATTTCCCGTTGGAGGAATTGGTCGATTACATCGACTGGTCGCCGTTTTTCCACGCGTGGGAATTGCGCGGACGTTTTCCGTCCATCCTCGAAGACGAAGTGGTAGGACAACATGCCACCGAACTCTACAACGACGCCCGCAAGATGCTCGATCGGATGGTGCAGGAGAAATGGGTCACGGCCAAAGGCGTCTGCGCCATCATGCCGGCCAACACGGTGGGTGACGACATCGAGATCTACGCCGACGCGGATCGCTCCAAGGTCCTGAAGACGTTCCACACGTTGCGTCAGCAGCTGGACAAATCCTCCGGCCAGCCTGACTACGCGCTAGCCGACTTCCTTGCGCCGAAGGGCAGCGGACGCATCGACTACTGCGGCGGTTTCACCGTGACCGCCGGCATCGGCGTCGAAGAACGTGCCAAGGCCTTCGAAGCCGAGCACGATGACTACAGCGCGATCATGCTCAAAGCGCTGGCTGACCGTTTGGCCGAAGCCTTTGCCGAGCGCATGCACAAGGAGGTTCGCGATCTTTGGGGCTACGGCAAATCCGAGTCGCTAAGCAATGAGGATCTCATCCGCGAAAAATATCGCGGAATCCGTCCGGCGCCCGGCTATCCGGCGTGTCCCGACCATACGGAAAAATGGACGCTTTTCGACCTCCTCGAGAGCACCAAGCACACCGGCGTCAAGTTGACTGAAAGCCTCGCCATGATGCCGGCCAGCTCGGTGAGCGGTCTCTACTTCGCGCACCCCGAGGCCAAATATTTCGCCGTCGGCAAAATCCAGCGCGACCAAATAGAAGACTACGCGAAGCGCAAAGGCATGACGGTGGCCGAAGTGGAGAAATGGCTCAGCCCGAACTTGGCTTACGAGTCGAAGCGGTAGGAGTGGGAAAGGGCTGAGACCTGAGTGTGAAACCTGAGTGAGGTTGTAGCGGCGCTCTGTGAGTGCCGGAATTTTTGAGCGGTCTCCACCTGGATATCTGCTCTGGCCGGCGCGCGAATTGACTGAGTATCTGTGCCTGGCTAGTTTTCAGTCATGAGCACGGCGACGCTTGAACTGATCCGTATCTGCGAATCGTTACCCGAAGCGAAGCAAGCTGAGGTCACCGACTTTGCCCGTTTCCTTCTGGACCGGGAGGGTGACAAGCGCTGGGAATCTATCGTGGCCGAAGGCGAGCCGCGCCCGCGGTTCGAGAGTTTCCTGCGCGATGCGGCAGCGGAGCCAGCCGAGCCTCTCGACCTCAAGCGCTTGTGAAGTCCCTTGTCCGTCCGAGTTTCTGGCGTGCCTACGGCCAGCTTTCGGACCGGGCACGAAAAGACGCGCGCAAAGCCTACGCTCAGTTCGCCCAAGATCCGGCGCATCCCTCGCTTCGTTTCAAAAAATTGGCTGGCTACGCGGATGTGTGGTCGGTGCGAGTCTCCGCGCAATACCGCGCCATCGGACAACGCAGCGGCGATGAAATCACTTGGGTCTGGATCGGGTCGCACAACGACTTCGACAAACTTTTCGGCTGAAACGAGACGGCCAAACTTGAAGGAACAGAATCTCCGATCTGTTGATCGTGAGCAGAGCCGTCAGCGGTGATGTATCGGAGAGAACGATCATCGCGCCGACAGCGCATCGACCATCCGCAGATCCTCGGCGAGTTCGTGTTCGCCGTAGTGCATCGCAATACCGCGGCGCCCCAGTTCACGGAGGAAATCGCTTTGCGAGAGGCCGGCCGTGCTCGCCGCTTGGCCCAGCGTGGCTTCCTCGGATATGAACAGCCCGATGGCCAGATGCAACGCAGCATCGCGGGTGGAAAGGCGTTCGCTCAGAGACTTTGGCAGCGTCAGCTCCATTGCATCAATATGAACCATGACCCCAGCAGTAGCAAGGCGTGCTGCTCCACCTCTCAAAGCCCTTAGACACGCAGAAGGTGAATGGCGACGCTACGCCGAATGTCCGCGATCATCGGCGACGGGTAGTGGTGCGGTGGCGCGCATTGTTGGACTTATTTAAGCTTGCGCAGTTTTCGGGATATCCACGATGGATCTCTGCGTAGATCCAAAACCGCCCGAACCAGAATCAGGTCGTCCCGCACTTCATAGTAGACGGCGCATGGAAATCTTTCCGAGAGAAGGCGATGCTTGCCAAAATGCTGCGGATGAATTCCTGCGTAGAGGAGAAGGGACTCGATATCGGAATAAAGTGAATCGAGAAAATAGCTTCCGAGTCCCGTCTGCTGTCTTTCGTAAAACCGAAACCCACCCTTCAAGTCCGCCAGTGCTGACGGTTGAATGACAATTTTCACTGAAGCTCTTCTCGGAGCTGTTTCTTGGCAGTTTCCCAGTCGATG contains the following coding sequences:
- the metH gene encoding methionine synthase; its protein translation is MSKPDTAQALQALLAERIVYLDGAMGTMVQRHKLDEAAYRGKRFAGWPSDVKGNNDLLVLTQPQVIRGIHEQYIAAGADLIETNTFNSTTISQADYGMEELVPELNREAAKLARAAADACKSRRVFVAGAVGPMSKTLTISRDVNDPGAREVTFQQVAAAYREQIENLITGGVDVLLVETVFDTLNCKAALYAIAQYFADKNISLPVMVSGTITDLSGRTLTGQTTEAFLNSISHFPLLSVGLNCALGPKEMRPYIEELAHLAPFHVSAYPNAGLPDPLSPTGFPETPESLAPQLREWAEQGWLNIIGGCCGTTPDHIAAIVKATRDVRPRRIPERTRTLRLSGLEPFTARPEIPFINIGERTNVTGSPKFAKLILGNQYDEALAVARQQVEAGAQIIDVNMDEGMLDGAAAMTKFLQLVASEPDISRVPIMIDSSKWEVIEAGLRCVQGKCVVNSISLKEGEEKFKEQARQVMRYGAAVIVMAFDEKGQADNYERRIEICRRAYKILVEEVGFAAEDIIFDPNILTVATGIEEHNNYAVDFIEATRWIKQNLPYARVSGGVSNISFSFRGNNPVREAMHTAFLYHAIKAGLDMGIVNAGQLGVYAEIPPDLLELIEDVLLNRRPDATERLVAFAETVKGAGRAAVEKDTKWREAPVEERLAHALIKGIVDHIDEDTEEARQKYPRPLDVIEGPLMNGMRIVGDLFGEGKMFLPQVVKSARVMKRSVAWLTPYMERERAANPNARAQGKVLMATVKGDVHDIGKNIVGVVLACNSYEVVDLGVMVSCEKILAEARTHGVDVIGLSGLITPSLDEMMHVASEMKREGFDIPLLIGGATTSRAHSAVKIAPHYDKEVVHVTDASRVVGVVSQLLNPDTRPKFAADLSADYERLRTEFAAKQRDAKLVGIEEARKRRFAPDWSKESIDTPAFTGVKVFDDFPLEELVDYIDWSPFFHAWELRGRFPSILEDEVVGQHATELYNDARKMLDRMVQEKWVTAKGVCAIMPANTVGDDIEIYADADRSKVLKTFHTLRQQLDKSSGQPDYALADFLAPKGSGRIDYCGGFTVTAGIGVEERAKAFEAEHDDYSAIMLKALADRLAEAFAERMHKEVRDLWGYGKSESLSNEDLIREKYRGIRPAPGYPACPDHTEKWTLFDLLESTKHTGVKLTESLAMMPASSVSGLYFAHPEAKYFAVGKIQRDQIEDYAKRKGMTVAEVEKWLSPNLAYESKR
- a CDS encoding DUF2281 domain-containing protein — protein: MSTATLELIRICESLPEAKQAEVTDFARFLLDREGDKRWESIVAEGEPRPRFESFLRDAAAEPAEPLDLKRL
- a CDS encoding UPF0175 family protein produces the protein MVHIDAMELTLPKSLSERLSTRDAALHLAIGLFISEEATLGQAASTAGLSQSDFLRELGRRGIAMHYGEHELAEDLRMVDALSAR
- a CDS encoding type II toxin-antitoxin system RelE/ParE family toxin, with the translated sequence MKIVIQPSALADLKGGFRFYERQQTGLGSYFLDSLYSDIESLLLYAGIHPQHFGKHRLLSERFPCAVYYEVRDDLILVRAVLDLRRDPSWISRKLRKLK